In Pseudochaenichthys georgianus unplaced genomic scaffold, fPseGeo1.2 scaffold_546_arrow_ctg1, whole genome shotgun sequence, the DNA window cctcactcagagagagctcagaccctcactcagagagagctcagaccctagagtcattcatgttcatcgtcgtgttctgtatttagatttcattcatgccagaaaaagctgcttcacaaaggtctgcagaaccacataaagcagacaggttcagtgctgcttggtgatgttcttatagttgTCTGGGCGTACAGGGCTCCAGACATGTTGTGAGTTGTCTGAGActtcagctgaacatgattttggagatttataacctccacaGACACTGcacagtgcagccatcttttcttcttcttcgtcttgacatcacattataaaccataataaatcaattgtataggtctagcctccctatatctgtgtgtgacatttttctaTCCTCGAAAACAATaaactaatgcttctgcagtcgagctgcagcttctagccacggcctgctgttaaagaaaggatagcattataaaaacaaaaatagggcATGTGGGTGCATTCTCTGTctcactgttacataaatcccatggaTGCATGGGAGTAAGTTAGCTTCATATCTCAATCAGTggttaagtgaataataaagtttctatcgggtcactgtcagccgttaggggagggggcggggtttggaggaacggagaggagacggtgatcgcggaagctttcctcctgccttcacaaactgtaCACACGTATTTATGAACTGAAAATAGCGAGAGGactttcatactctgcaatccaagacttgattgaatccaccaaaaacctgacatgacgataacgagtgtttttcaaaaacacaaatccctccctgtgtctctgagccgcagcgacgcggcccgattcagagcgggtcattctgccgttggtcctggtgctgctggagaaagcagactgctccgtgtgtggtgtcgctgtgccgctgtcacgtctgttccttgatctctgcgtcaccgacacattttatatttgtgtgccagaaacaattctaaaataaaaacactttattgtccggccgcggccgaaaaatcaagaagcaacgttactacgctataatcgataatcgagcggcgagctactgaaaagctgcccgcgagctaccggtagctcgcgatcgacgtgttggagacccctggtttaGAACCATGCAACACCTGTCTATGATACTGAAGTTATAGTATAGTTGTGttatggaaggctgacaggcaggtgggCCATCCaaggctaaacggattggttgtacttttcacggtattacggcttcttctacagatgacattgttttatggatttgttgtcaaagctcttcagatattcattgctgtcgggatgttcagagcatccatggaatataacaacaagtgtatctcgagccggtttctgaaacttacctaccccacctttaagtttacgaatattattaaggaatacaaatccctctttgcgaTGTGTGCCAGCCTCCTGAGGCTTTTCCATCACAGTCATTACACTGGAATACATACAATACTGTTGACATGaagatatgatttaatgttcgttgtttagagttactAAGGCTTTCGGTAtgagagagagcacactgtGGAGATGTCCAGTCTGCCTgttgtacacactttgaccagcagggggttgtgttcagatgaagcctcatgagatgaaccctttagcGAACCAagtggctggaaagcttcaaagcttcatgaggcttcatctcgccatcactagtggTACCAGACCAGTCCTACCAGCAGCTTCACATGCCTCGTGTAGGGGGAATACACGCCTCGTGTAGGGGGAATACACGCCTATCAGCCAGACAACGATGACCGGAACAAGAACACACTCGTAATAGTCACAGCTGATTTGGGTGAGGTGTCAGCGGGCAGTTAAAGTGCCGCGGGAGAAGCTGAACTACGTACCGCTGCGGCGTTTCCCGAAGGGCCAGCTGACTGAAGAAGGGGGGGGTCGTAAGGCGCCAGCTACAATGACATTACAACCTCTGAATCTCGAAATGTAAAAAGTGAAAAGATGCGTTGGCCGGGAATCGAACCCGggtcaactgcttggaaggcagctatgctcaccactataccaccaaCGCTGAGGGTCTCCCAAGGTTTGGTCGTTCTTCACAATTTTTACACGTATTTTTTCGGGTTATTTTTCTGACACGTTTAACATTTGTTTTGGATATATTTCTGAAACTTTTCCCAAATAACATCTTTCTAGAAAATGTTacacacatttcagatatttagCAGATCTCTTTCAGACATGTTTGGTTTATCCtgtgggattagttttgtttcataaacataaagcaacactttctcagaatcaagCTAAAGTGATGCAGAGtgaaaagaaagagaaagaaaagagtttaagagcatttttttttaatttaaataataaaactataagttgcaacaaatcatttgtgtaatcatgtaaactacaAGTCTTCTTTCTTTGTTCTAAACTCTTTGTGTCTGCAGTTCTCTTCTTTCTCGATGaccagacttttgctctcggtCCATTCGACACGTTATTCAAGACCGACAGCCTGTGTGTTGTTGGCCAAACGCTGCCACTGAATACCCCCTCAATGATCAAGCCCCGCCCCCAGAATGCACCCACTCAATGATCAAGCCCCGCCCCCAGAATGCACCCACTCAATGATCAAGCCCCGCCCCCAGAATGCACCCACTCAATGATCAAGCCCCGCCCCCAGAATGCACCCACTCAATGATCAAGCCCCGCCCCCAGAATGCACCCCCTCAATGACCAAGCCCCGCCCACAGAATGCACCCCCTCAATGATCAAGCCCCGCCCCCAGAATGCACACGTTCAAATGAGATCACTTAGAAACCGGAGCTTGAACACTTCGTCGTGCTCAACAATGGAGGCCTCTTctggagagagagtgagaggtaAATGCAATATACTGCATGTTGCCTTCAGGGCCATTCAGTAACTATGAGTTACTTAGTGTTCAAGTCATCTTCCCTCTCAGTCATTGAGTCTGATACGGTTCTGAGTATTGAGAATAAAGCtgtgttcattcatagtccATATTTACAGCGTGCTACAAAGAAAATGCCTAAAACTTGAACGTCTCGTTTATGAATCAGCTGATGGACAGAGTTCAGTTCCTCCATggaagcctcacacacacactcctgttcaGAGCGTCTGGTGGTTATGCATGTCTTTCTGCTCTGCTCAGCTGTCAGCATGACGTTGTTCTATGGCGTCACACAGCTGGACACTGGGTGTGCCGACACAGTACAAACCGGAAGTCAGTGAAGTAAAGTTATGCACAGAGCTTGCATACTTGTATTGATCTCTATAAACGCATCTCTGCATGCGAATGCAGGGATGAACGTATCCTCGTCAGCACGGGGCAAGGGTCGTCAGACTTCTGGGTCTTTTACAGCATTGCCATTATATCCtcctgtcttttattttgaaatatgttcttTAACTTCCGGTCCACCGGACTGCTTTTCTTCATTCTTCAAAACGGAACATTGAATGAAGTTGTTATCACAAACCAAAACCGGACCTTTTTTTAATTAGGTCTTCTCGTTATCCGTCTTTGGATTCAGACGAGATGAGTAACAGATGCGTCGCTTCCGGGCAAACATAAcggctccgcccacttttgggtgAAAACAAAGCGGTCAGTTGAACGGCGGTCAATACagattctgaagtttttgccaatccgatcagaaatgtaagaaaaccgAAGATTGTTGGATCTCCAAAGAGCCCGACTCCAAAGAGCCCGACTCCAATGGCCAGACGGGCACACCGCTGCAGTAAGCGGTTACAGGAGTCCTGGAGTCAAACGTAATACTTTCTAAGACCTGTTTTCAGACCCTTCCCAGacgttttaagacctcatcgccacttggaattttaaccggttaccttggcgacacacttcacctcagTATTGATCCTTGATtggtccttcctccttatcttccaaccatttggacgcagacttgcatttcctcataacgatgttgcttagcaaccggcgtaaacggagctCCGCGCTATCGAGCAGTGAGCGCGCGACGTCCTGCTCAGATGACGTCCagtccaacgggatgccatcactAAACTACAGAATCatatatggttaaatatagcagtagatgagagtaacatctacgtgactttacggccccgcccacGTTTGGGGgaaacaacgctgtcatttgaggCGATTGAGCCTGAAGCCTCAGAGCTCTTCTTttcccattcccaaaccgccccctacccctccgtttgcgcgttcacgcggagggtccgccacattgagggctgttccaaagcaacgagtgtggagcggtgtggggGGGgagtggagcggtgtggagggggagtggagcGGTGTGGGGGGGGAGTGGAGCGGTGTGGGGGGGGAGTGGAGCGGTGTGGGGAGTGGAGCGGTGTGGGGAGTGGAGCGGTGTGGGGGGGGAGTGGAGCGGTGGTGGGGGGGGAGTGGAGCGGTGTGGGgagtggagcggtgtggagggggagtggagcGGTGTGgggtgtggagcggtgtggggAGTGGAGCGGTGTGGGGGGGGAGTGGAGCGGTGTGGGgagtggagcggtgtggagggggagtggagcGGTGTGGGGAGTGGAGCGGTGTGGGGGGGGAGTGGAGCGGTGTGGGGAGTGGAGCggtgtgggggggggagtgGAGCGGTGTGGGGGGGGAGTGGAGCGGTGTGGGGGGGGAGTGGAGCCGCtagctgccgcctcgttaatatcaaatccatcataataacaatccagcaccatgctgtcatgagcgcacggtgctgttacgtgaaCGCagattgacgtgcttgatgtgaacgagcattttggttaaagctgcgcatgcgctatgagcgcacatacgggtacttccaggcatgctgggtaatctgtgacgctTCGCTCTCTCAAaggttgggccattttatcatcatgcgaatgagcagctctcataggaacgaacgaggccccgcctcccacgctgtgaggccccgcctcccacgctgtgtccaatgaggccccgcctcccacgctgtgaggccccgcctcccacgctgtgtccaagaacgaggccccgcctcccacgctgtgtccaatgaggccccgcctcccacgctgtgtccaatgaggccccgcctcccacgctgtgtccactgaggccccgcctcccacgctgtgtccaatgaggccccgcctcccacgctgtgaggccccgcctcccacgctgtgtccaatgaggccccgcctcccacgctgtgtccgctgaggccccgcctcccacgctgtgtcCAATGAGGGAGCGCAAAGAGAGCAACAGGCTGATCTTTGAGAAAGAAgcaacaagaactgcaaacaagcTGTTGAAACAAAGACTCATAGTTTCACGATCACAAATCATTTGTTGCAACTTAGTTTTATTTGTgaaacgtattttatttttacttaGCTCAGTTTTTTTCTCTCTTAAACTCAAAGTGTTGCTTCATCTTTATGAAACTAAACTAATCCCACAGTCCCCCTCACTAGCGTgtgctcctgtgtgtgtgtgctcctgtgtgtgtgtgtgtgtgctcctgtgtgtgtgtgctcctgtgtgtgtgtgtgtgtgctcctgtgtgtgtgtgctcctgtgtgtgtgtgtgtgtgctcctgtgtgtgtgtgtgtgtgctcctctgtgtgtgtgtgtgtgtgctcctgtgtgtgtgctcctgtgtgtgtgtgctcctgtgtgtgtgctcctgtgtgtgtgtgctcctgtgtgtgtgtgtgtgtgtgtgtgtgtgaagctttGCTCCGGAGGCCGGGGAGGAATCACAACGAGTCACTAAAGAACAGATCGGACAGCGGGTGAAAAAAGACAACATAACGTTTATTGAGACTCCTGTGTGACGtcatcagatcacatgacccgGACCGACTgggctacaacaacaacaacaacaacaacaacaacaataaaaaggcggggcttGTTGGGTCAGTACTGGAAGCTCCTCTTGGTCTGAATGTCGTCCAGAATCTGCTGCAGCTCCTCGTCCTCGAACCGGCCCTCCAGACTGGAGACACAGGAGAGGGtcagggtgtgtgtgagtgtgtgtgtgtgagagtgtgtctgtgtgtgtgtgtgagtatctgtgtgtgtgtgtgtgtgtgtgtatatctgtgtgtgtgtgtgtatctgtatctgtgtgtgtctgtgttgtgtctctgtgtgtgtgtgtctgtgtgtgagagtgtgtctgtgtgtgtgtctgtgtgtgtgagagtgtgtctgtgtgtgtgagagtgtgtctgtgtgtatctgtatgtgtctgtgtgtgtctctgtgtgtgtgagtatctgtgtgtgtgtgtctgtatctgtgtgtgtgtgtctgtgtgtgagagtgtgtctgtgtgtgtgtctgtgttgtgtctctgtgtgtgtgtgtctgtgtgtgtgtgtgtgtgtgtgtgtgtgtgtctgtgttgtgtctctgtgtgtgtgtgtctgtgtgtgtgtgtgtgtgtgtgtgtctcacctgggGATCAGGGCCTTCCCCTCCTCTGCAGCTTCAGGGCAGAGATTAGCTAAACTGGCCAACTCGAACTTGTGCAGCTTCTTCTGCAGCAGGAGGCTGGAACAGAGACGCATGACATCATTACATACAACACAACTTCCACACACACAGCGCTCTGCTGACCCCCCCCTCAGCAGCCCCTCAGCAGCTGACCCCCCCCTCAGCAGCCCCTCAGCAGCTGACCCCCCCCCTCAGCAGCCCCTCAGCAGCTGACCCCCCCCTCAGCAGCTGACCCCCCCCCTCAGCAGCTGACCCCCCCCTCAGCAGCTGACCCCCCCCTCAGCAGCCCCTCAGCAGCTGACCCCCCCCCTCAGCAGCTGACCCCCCCCCTCAGCAGCTGACCCCCCCCCTCAGCAGCCCCTCAGCAGCTGACCTCCCTCTCACCAGCCGCCCCCCCCTCAGCAGCCGCCCCCCCCTCAGCAGCCGCCTCGCCCCTCAGCAGCCCCATAgcagccgcccccccccctcagcagCCGCCCCCCCCTCAGCAGCCCCCCCCCTCAGCAGCCGCCCCGCCCTCAGCAGCCGCCCCCCCCCTCAGCAGCCCCATAGCAGCCGCCCCCCCCCTCAGCAGCCGCCCCCCCCCTCAGCAGCCGCCTCGCCCCTCAGCAGCCCCATAGCAGCCGCCCCCCCCCTCAGCAGCCGCCCCCCCCTCAGCAGCCGCCCCCCCCCTCAGCAGCCGCCCCGCCCCTCAGCAGCCCCATAgcagccgcccccccccctcagcagCCGCCCCCCCCTCAGCAGCCCCCCCCCTCAGCAGCCCCCGCACTCAGCAGCCGGCCCGCACTCAGCAGCCGGCCCGCACTCAGCAGCCGCCCCGCACTCAGCAGCCGCCCCGCACCTCAGCAGCCCCATAGCAGCCGCCCCCCCCTCAGCAGCCCCCCCCCTCAGCAGCCCCCCCCCTCAGCAGCCCCCCCCCTCAgcagccgcccccccccctcagcagcgtcgtaggaccggaaacccagagttaagctgaagttagccgctaagagaacatccggcttcgtagtacaggcctctgaacacagcagtgatggtctctgtgtgtgtgtgtgtgtgtgtgtgtgtgtgtgtgtgtgtgtgtgtgtgtgtgtgtgtgtgtgtgtgtgtgtgtgtgtgtgttagggatcGGCCGATATGgatttttcaaggccgataccgattattagtaatcaaggagaccgataaccgatatttggaattGATATACATTTGCGGTAAAATCAGataatcttggtgtcaaaatgtagaataacattttctttgaaatgcctttttatgtttaatgaacgtTCCAGCATCTGAAAGCTGGTCTCCTCTGAAAGCTGGTCTCCTCTGAAAGCTGGTCTCCTCTGAAAGCTGGTCTCCTCTGAAAGCTGGTCTCCTCTGAAAGCTGGTCTCCTCTGAAAGCTGGTCTCCTCTGAAAGCTGGTCTCCTCTGAAAGCTGGTCTCCTCTGAAAGCTGGTCTCCTCTGAAAGCTGGTCTCCTCTGAAAGCTGGTCTCCTCTCCGAGTAAAGTACATGAAGTAAAAACGACTAACACTTGTTCTGAACTTCTGATGTTTGAGTCTCACTCATTTAGCAGTCCCAGTTCAGCAGgaagcagagtgtgtgtgtctctgtgtgtgtgtgtctctgtgtgtgtgtctctgtgtgtgtgtgtgtgtgtgtgtgtgtgtgtgtctctgtgtgtgtgtgtgttacctgcgcACGGCGGTGATGGTCTCTCGGTTCTTGAACCGGCTGAATCGAGCCGTGTAGTTCAGCGTCTTCATGAACACTTCAGAGAGCTCCTGCTCGTCCTCCGCGCTCTCGTTCTGCTGCTTCCGGTGTTCCAGCAGCATGTGCACCTCCGAGTTCAGCAGCGTCTCCGAGCTCTCGAACTCTGAggacaccaccaccaccaccaccacatcatcatcatcatcatcatcatcatcatcatcatcatcaaacaCACACTGAGAGCTCCGAGTTCAGCAGCGTCTCCGAGCTCTCGAACTCTGAggacaccaccaccaccaccatcatcatcatcatcatcatcatcatcatcaaacaCACACTGAGAGCTCCGAGTTCAGCAGCGTCTCCGAGCTCTCGAACTCTGAggacaccaccaccaccaccacatcatcatcatcatcatcatcatcatcatcatcaaacaCACACTGAGAGCTCCGAGTTCAGCAGCGTCTCCGAGCTCTCGAACTCTGAGGACACCACCaccacatcatcatcatcatcatcatcatcatcatcatcaaacaCACACTGAGAGCTCCGAGTTCAGCAGCGTCTCCGAGCTCTCGAACTCTGAGGCACATCATCATCaccttcatcatcatcaccaccacatCATCTAACACACACTGAGAGCTCTGAGTTCTAACATATAGTCtgagggtgcgttcacaccggccTCTTAGAGTCCGGTTGAATGGAACCCTGgtcgtttagccgcttggttcgtttgtgtcggtgtgaacgcagtccgcaccgacacataggaagcgcagtatttacgagtcacaagaacgcggatatcttcaaaaatcttcaGCGAAAGattctttcaagacatccgcggtgtTCAGTGAAAGAGCGAAGCAGGATGAAGAGCTGAACAGTGTAAAGTAAACATTCTCCGTCAGCATAAAAgttagaacacctgtcgtcggtgaaacgccctccTCTGCAGGACGTCTCGTGGAGAAGCAGAACACCGCCAGCTggtcaggagcccgacgcgaggcggagggatctagatcggcatgaaggtgttcttttccccatgatggccgcgctgctgcacattatgccGCTCATCACACGGCCTCATtcccaacaaagtaacgacatgactcccaatattaatttaaatgcttttgtggatttagaaaattattttattgatttaaaaaatagttgtatttacattgacatgcatccgctaagaaaaatagtccgttgttaccgtttgaactacgtagcaacggcaggaaacGCTTCCATAGCgcttttgaggagctttctgatcACAGATTTGagaacatcgctgcttgctttaaagtAGCACACTGCATGATGTCAGACCGTGGAGAGTATCTAGATACCCCGCCCTGATGCCAGAGGAACTGCTCACTGAACACGTGTCGCCGTCTGACCTgagtctggaccgctgcgtgaCCAGGAGGGTTCTGCCCGGctcttctccgctgctttcgtGTCGCTCTCGTCTCgtcagttagtttcagccaaactgtagcAGTCAACAAAGCcatgacagcggtctgtctgttctggattaaaaacgtgtcacgtgttttgaattgaccaatcagagtattcaacaaagccatgtaataatgttttttaacgttgtctgattatataatcatgtctgctgatctccagactaacagcagcacGAGAACAACCTGCccaaagtgccgatgctccgtggcggaggctccgctagaaattgccgggatttgcgtttgtacccccttaatgtctgaccaatgggtgaacagcatttccgagcacatgacttgtgtttaaagtttatagtcccttTGAGTTTTGCCGTGTGAGCGCAAACCGGACCTTCTGAGAAACAGACTGTGGTCTGGAGCCAGAGAGCGGCTGGAGGTGTGAGCGCACCCAGACTCTGTTCAAGGTATCGTTGGTGCGTGTGAGTGCAGAGACATGTGTTAGGACTTcactgcagtacaagtactaatactacactgtactaatactacactgcagtacaagtactaatactacactgtactaatactacactgcagtacaagtactaatactacactgcagtacaagtactaatactacactgtactaatacttcactgcagtacaagtactaatactacactgtaggaatactacactgcagtacaagtactaatactacactgtactaatactacactgcagtacaagtactaatactacactgtaggaatactacactgcagtacaagtactaatactacactgtaggaatactacactgcagtacaagtactaatactacactgtactaatactacactgcagtacaagtactaatactacactgtactaatactacactgcagtacaagtactaatactacactgtaggaatactatactgcagtacaagtactaatactacactgtaggaatactacactgcagtacaagtactaatactacactgtactaatactacactgcagtacaagtactaatactacactgcagtacaagtactaatactacactgtactaatacttcactgcagtacaagtactaatactacactgtaggaatactacactgcagtacaagtactaatactacactgtactaatactacactgcagtacaagtactaatactacactgtaggaatactacactgcagtacaagtactaatactacactgtaggaatactacactgcagtacaagtactaatactacactgtactaatactacactgcagtacaagtactaatactacactgtactaatactacactgcagtacaagtactaatactacactgtaggaatactatactgcagtacaagtactaatactacactgtaggaatactac includes these proteins:
- the LOC117443146 gene encoding DNA-directed RNA polymerase II subunit RPB4 yields the protein MAAGACSTNTSVGDVEEDASQLLFPKEFESSETLLNSEVHMLLEHRKQQNESAEDEQELSEVFMKTLNYTARFSRFKNRETITAVRSLLLQKKLHKFELASLANLCPEAAEEGKALIPSLEGRFEDEELQQILDDIQTKRSFQY